Proteins from a single region of Felis catus isolate Fca126 chromosome B4, F.catus_Fca126_mat1.0, whole genome shotgun sequence:
- the WNT10B gene encoding protein Wnt-10b — MPEEPRPRPPPSGFAGLLFLALCSRALSNEILGLKLPGEPPLTANTVCLTLSGLSKRQLGLCLRSPDVTASALQGLHIAVHECQHQLRDQRWNCSALEGGGRLPHHSAILKRGFRESAFSFSMLAAGVMHAVATACSLGKLVSCGCGWKGSGEQDRLRAKLLQLQALSRGKSFPHSLPSPGPGSGPSPGPQDTWEWGGCNHDMDFGEKFSRDFLDSREAPRDIQARMRIHNNRVGRQVVTENLKRKCKCHGTSGSCQFKTCWRAAPEFRAVGAALRERLGRAIFIDTHNRNSGAFQPRLRPRRLSGELVYFEKSPDFCERDPAVGSPGTRGRACNKTSRLLDGCGSLCCGRGHNLLRQTRVERCHCRFHWCCYVLCDECKVTEWVNVCK, encoded by the exons ATGCCGGAGGAGCCCCGGCCGCGGCCTCCGCCCTCGGGCTTCGCGGGTCTCCTGTTCCTGGCGTTGTGCAGTCG GGCCCTCAGCAATGAGATTCTGGGCCTGAAGCTGCCCGGCGAGCCGCCGCTGACCGCCAACACCGTATGCTTGACGCTGTCGGGCCTGAGCAAACGGCAGCTAGGCCTGTGCCTGCGCAGCCCCGACGTGACGGCATCCGCGCTTCAGGGCCTGCATATCGCGGTCCACGAGTGTCAGCACCAGCTGCGCGACCAGCGCTGGAACTGCTCGGCGCTGGAGGGCGGCGGCCGCCTGCCGCACCACAGCGCCATCCTCAAGCGCG GTTTCCGGGAGAgtgctttttccttctccatgctGGCTGCAGGGGTCATGCACGCGGTAGCCACGGCCTGCAGCCTGGGCAAGCTGGTGAGCTGCGGCTGCGGCTGGAAGGGCAGTGGTGAGCAGGATCGGCTGAGGGCCAAACTACTGCAGCTGCAGGCACTGTCCCGGGGCAAGAgtttcccccactccctgcccagtCCTGGCCCCGGCTcaggccccagccctggcccccagGACACATGGGAATGGGGTGGCTGTAACCATGACATGGACTTTGGAGAGAAGTTCTCTCGGGATTTCTTGGATTCCAGGGAAGCTCCCCGGGACATCCAGGCAAGAATGCGAATCCACAACAACAGGGTGGGGCGACAG GTGGTGACTGAAAACCTGAAGCGGAAATGCAAGTGCCATGGCACGTCGGGCAGTTGCCAGTTCAAGACCTGCTGGAGGGCGGCCCCAGAGTTCCGGGCAGTGGGGGCGGCGTTGAGGGAGCGGCTGGGTCGGGCCATCTTCATCGATACGCACAACCGCAACTCCGGAGCCTTCCAGCCCCGCCTGCGTCCCCGTCGCCTCTCAGGAGAGCTGGTCTACTTTGAGAAGTCGCCTGACTTCTGTGAGCGAGACCCTGCCGTGGGCTCCCCGGGCACTCGGGGCCGGGCCTGCAATAAGACCAGCCGCCTGCTGGATGGCTGTGGCAGCCTGTGCTGTGGCCGTGGGCACAACCTGCTCCGGCAGACACGAGTCGAGCGCTGTCATTGCCGCTTCCACTGGTGCTGCTACGTGCTGTGTGATGAGTGCAAGGTCACAGAGTGGGTCAACGTGTGTAAGTGA